Genomic segment of Oncorhynchus clarkii lewisi isolate Uvic-CL-2024 unplaced genomic scaffold, UVic_Ocla_1.0 unplaced_contig_3191_pilon_pilon, whole genome shotgun sequence:
tggttagagtgttggactagtaaccgaaaggttgcaaatcaccgagctgacaaggttcaaaatgccattctgcccctgaacaggcagttaacccactgttcctaggccgtcagtgaaaataagaatttgttcttaactgacttgcctagttaaataaaggtaaacaacaTGCATCCATCTGCATATTCACTCAGATCCTGTGCATTATTTAGGAGTTATGAATCAATGTTTCCATTGTTTTCTATAAGGTAGGCAAGAAATATCAAGGGAAGCAATAAGAAAACAGCCTAACAAGGAACAACATGCTTTcttaaacctgtctcctccctttcatctacactgattgaagtggatttaacaagtgacatcaataagggatcatagcttgtCACCTGGACTCACCAGGTCAGCctacgtcatggaaagagcaggtgttcctaatgtttcgtacactcagtgtatgtctgtATCTCCAAAGGAACAACGAGCGTTCAACACATTCATAACCAAGTTCTGAAAAATGTACGAGGGAAAAAAAGTAGACGAGGACTATTAAACGCTGAAAAGAGACGTACTGTACAGTAAGTTATTCAACATTAGACCAAGTGATATTATATTAGGACCCCTTTTTAAAAACTCGGCTCTACCTGCCACTTAACTATTGAACCAATCGCTGGCCCGTGCTGGCCTaccgcgccatagtgtgttgtggtggtgtaccACAATACAAACCTGTGTTGTGTCAGAGGAAGTCATTACCATGAACACAATCTTACAACTATCTGTATTCCACCACAGTCCTTTATAAACAAAATGTCAGGCGCCAAATAAATCAATTAAAAtcagccatttaaaaaaaacagcccTGCCCTCTGAATGTAGAGGGCACTGAAACTAAATGCTCTCGCTAGCTGTCAATTCTGTTTATccattttctctctttccttccttggTCTAAAAACCAAAAACACACCCATACTAGTTTTTCCAGCACTATCCCATTACTGTAAGTGCATCACCCAAAAACCTTCCAGACGTCTTTGCATCACAATTGTTTTCTAGGGCCCATCATTACTGTATTCAAGTATGTGCAAAGTATCACCCCTAAAATATTGATCCACATTCGGTCATAATGGCCTCAAATACAATAGAAAATGATTTCACCTCAAAAACCCGCTATCCTCAATCAATTCCTATAGGATCAGGCGAACAGAATGTGTCTGGGGGGGATTTTATTTCATTACACCCCTCCCTCCGTATTAAACTAGGGGAGTGTTATGAGACGGACGCCATCAGCGGGCCCTGCCATCACTCTCACGGTGGTCGGCCCTGGTGCTTTGTGGGTAATCGATCTTCACCGTCCAGAGACGGTCTCCATAATTGGTTAAAATGACCGGGGTGCAGAGAGGGATgactctctcaccccctctctcgctctctctgctgaaAACCATTTCCCAGCTCTGGCTTGGAGTCGAGCCAAGCCCGGGGTTGTTCGGATGCGTTCCAGCCCCAGCCTGACTGGCAGCAATTACGGGGTGTCTGAGCCAAGCTCAGCTTGCGCTCCGCACAAACACCCCTAATTACTGCCAATTAGGCTAGGCGGGTAGGCAGATTGGAGAAGCCGGGGGGATGTTCAGGCATGGGTGGGCATGGAAACTATTTTCAAGGGCTTAGAAAACGTGACTGGATGAAAAGGTTAATACTTTGGAGtgcggggagggagagaggacgatgaaggaggggagagaaggataaTAACAAAAgaaaggaaaagggggagggagtgaatgcccccccccccccccctggtttcCTGGTTCTATTTTCTCACCTCCAGCGACGAGCCGGGTTTCTTTTTCAGCTCCTCACATTTCCTGAACTTGCAGATCTGGTGGCCCGTCTTACGGTTCCGACAACTGCTGCACACGCCGCAGTTGATTAGCCGCCGGCAGGGCGCGCACACCCCGCACCGCTTCCTTTTCTTCTTCGCCGGGTTCCCGCCGGACGCCGAGGAATTATTCTGTGGGCAGTCTGCCAGATTGGCAATTTGAAACGCACTGTCTGTAACGGCTGCCGAGGCTGCGGGGGAGTGAAGGGCTGTCATGACGATGACCCCGGGAGGTAATGAGATGCCCCCTAAAGCCGGAATGGCGGAAAAAGTTCCGACACGTTCCTGGAGATTCATTATCTCTGCTTCGCCGGCGCCGCATTTCAGCTTGTTCATGCATTCTCCCGCTAAAGGTCTGCAGTGTTCGGGGGATAAGGTAGAGAGGAAATTATTATTTGCCATTTGCTGTAGCGTTTCTGGCGGCACGCCATGCTTCCCCGGCCTCTGGGAGTCATTCCTGTGCATGCTGGTCCTATTAGGGTTTATTGTGGCCGATTTCCTCCCCCAGAGCATGGCGTTATCGCAGTTCCACGGGGACATGCCTATCCGGGCACTGGGGAAAATGGGGGTCGTGATGCGGGCGATCTTGGCCGTCTGGCCGAACGCGCCGTTGGTTTTGTAAAAGTTTGCGAAAGAGCGGTACCGTTCCATCTCGGCGTTATAATCCAAAAGTTGGCTTAATCCACCATCCTGGAGGTTCTGCAAGTTCTGCAGGTTCTGCAGGTTCTGAAGGTTATCCTTTTGTAAGAGAGACACGTCTGCGTTCTGTCCGTTCTCAATGCAGAGAGCATTGTTTATATTAGACATGGCTGGGGGGCGGTTGAGCAGGGTTCACTGGGGAAGAGTCCGGGGTCGCCGTCAACGGTGGCCTTCGTCAAACTAGAAGCTGCTGGTTACCACCAACAATATGTTACCATCCTGCTTCTGTCTCCTCCAGCACTAGAACACAAAGAACAAACAATTACAGACACAACAGGAAAACAACATCCTCAGCCTAATCAATTTCCATTTTCTCTCCAAGTTTTTCCATGAGATAAAAAGCTGATAAAAGGCGTTTGACGAATCAGCTGGCATGTCATTCATTTTCTTCTTTGGGACTATTTTATAATGAAACGCATCTCAAGCTATTGGAGCAGATCCTTATCTGGTGACAATAATATAATAGCTGTGACACACCAACATGTCATAACGGGATACAGGAATTAGCTTGCTGGAGAAGACAGCACTAGCTTCGTGTCAGAGAGAATATCAAGAGATTTTTCTTAATATGGTTGTCAAAGGATTCCTGGATATATTGAAATAAGTCTTATCAATTATGTATTTATGGTATATTCTGGCAGAGGATAAACAAATACATATGGATGGGATATAAACGACACCAGTCACTTTAACAATATAAGCACAATATTCAACCAAAAAGTATCATCCATGCTCACTGAAACTAACTACTCTGGAACGTCAACACAAAATCCCTGACATTATCCTGATGCTCTACAGTCTCCAAAACACTGTGCACATTGAACACCTCACGAGGGACAACATTTTACATTATCTTCACCATCACTGATGCTCTTCTAAAGCCATAAGGTCTCTTCCATGTAAACCCACTCCCGTTCGGCCTCTTAATAGCACCTGCTATTCATTCATGGGTCCCGGGTTCTATTACAATGACAGCGGAGAGAGACCACCACTGGTGAATTTCAATCCAACCCGTGAAGCCACAGACAGACCTCCACAGACAACCGTAGTGTCAAGTGCCTTAGGGGGGAGAGTCcatttcctctcttccctccctccctctctctctcccccccagtcTGTCTGGAATTGGTTTCCACTGATAAAAGCCCCATTAGAcacttctctctatctccctcccacCATTAACTTTTGCAGGCTCTTTCATTCTTTGTTTAATTGCCAAAGCCAATCCATTGCGGGTAAACACTGAAGCATTTTGAGTCTCTTCCATGGTACAACCCAACAGCTAGCTCTCAAAATGAATGATAAATATCCACACAGGAACAGtggaagcacagagagagaacaactgCCCAGCAAGCAGTAATTGTGcatacatctcctctaccacaaAATGAAATTCCTGAATTATGAAATCCATGCCAAATAATGGATTAACCGTTTTTGTTTTATTAATATTCAACTTGAGGACAAAGCTAAAATAGATAGTTTTTCTAAAATCACAATATTAAACAAATGTTATAGTAACGGTTTGaacacaatgacagcctacctgaTCATATGAAGCAAATATCCATACAAATGCataatatagatatagatagatagataagatAGATAGTAGGTGGAAACAAAAAACATGCCATGGTGTGCCATCCCAAAAGCACCCCACCGCCACCAGTAAACAAAACCGTCCATGCCTCAATGATCGGCCCTGCTCGCAGTCATTATTACTTAATCAATTCACCCCAGGAGCAAAATAGGCAGCCCAAAGGCAATCAAGTCACGGCTATCGATTCTCCGCCTGTAAACAAACTTTGGAAAGACAGAAATGTTCGATacttagagaaagagagggagggcgagagagggagacagagagaggaccacAGTAGTGTACGTCCGATGACGACTGACGAGCCCTTGTGTGACTGCTGTGGCTTCCATTAATTATCGCTAGTCTGGTCTGTCGGAGACACTCGGAGACCAAAGGTCATGCAGAAACAATCCATAGAAGGCTCTGGACAGTACAAATAAACCGTTACAATCAATCCGACAGCGCCTGGATCACTTTACCGCCAGCTTTAGCCGACGTAAATCGGGGGAGGGGGGGCAGCAGTCTCAGAAAAGCATGCAAAATATCATATGACGCTGCCTGTACTGGGTAAAATGGAAGAGCATCACCTACCAGGTTCCTGGCGAGAAGAGATTCCAGACGCCTAGCAGTCTGCTGCCAACACAGAGCGGCACATTACCGCAAGGCGCGATGGAGATAAAAAATAACGCGAGGATGTGGGAAGAGCACAGCCACACTGAAAAAGAGCGCTCAAAACAAA
This window contains:
- the LOC139402789 gene encoding CXXC-type zinc finger protein 4 isoform X1; translated protein: MSNINNALCIENGQNADVSLLQKDNLQNLQNLQNLQNLQDGGLSQLLDYNAEMERYRSFANFYKTNGAFGQTAKIARITTPIFPSARIGMSPWNCDNAMLWGRKSATINPNRTSMHRNDSQRPGKHGVPPETLQQMANNNFLSTLSPEHCRPLAGECMNKLKCGAGEAEIMNLQERVGTFSAIPALGGISLPPGVIVMTALHSPAASAAVTDSAFQIANLADCPQNNSSASGGNPAKKKRKRCGVCAPCRRLINCGVCSSCRNRKTGHQICKFRKCEELKKKPGSSLEVGPCFPRLVPDLLTKTLGVGYTAWDQRTPVNNGEAFRWFF
- the LOC139402789 gene encoding CXXC-type zinc finger protein 4 isoform X2: MSNINNALCIENGQNADVSLLQKDNLQNLQNLQNLQNLQDGGLSQLLDYNAEMERYRSFANFYKTNGAFGQTAKIARITTPIFPSARIGMSPWNCDNAMLWGRKSATINPNRTSMHRNDSQRPGKHGVPPETLQQMANNNFLSTLSPEHCRPLAGECMNKLKCGAGEAEIMNLQERVGTFSAIPALGGISLPPGVIVMTALHSPAASAAVTDSAFQIANLADCPQNNSSASGGNPAKKKRKRCGVCAPCRRLINCGVCSSCRNRKTGHQICKFRKCEELKKKPGSSLERTPVNNGEAFRWFF